The genome window tggtctggatttccattcttcttgtaccaggtataagtagctgctgggttagcatcactgctgcaggtcagagtcactgaactgccctctactatttcaccagagggcCTCACCAACACTGAGGGAACCTTCGGAGCATCTAGAGGATAGTTAATCTGGATTAACTACAAAATGAGGATGTGTTTTATACCGTAGTTTTATACTGTGTCATACTATAGTTAAACAGTGGTAAATACATATGTACTTAGACCTAGAGCTTGGTATGTAACTTGGCTTGAATCCTCAGAGCAGCTGGGAAACTCTTAAGAAGCATGAAATttacaatgagattttttttttttttttttttcgatcaTGGAACCTATTTAAACTTTTAAAACTTCATGGTTGTGGGATGGCAGTCTTGTAAATGTAGGAGAAGAAAGTTTGTGAAGCTGAAAATCATTTTGATGAAGTGCAAAGGTTGAATAATTAACTGTGTGATGGTAAATGTTCGGGAAAATATCTAGGGGCTGAATTCTTAACACACATTGAATACGTGCTGTCCTGTTACAGTGCATAAGGCAAAAGCGTCCACCAGGTGGCGTTATGTCACTGATTACACTGTGGAGTAAACTTACACACTGAGGGAGAGCAGAAATCCTCGTGTCCTTTTACAGCACAGGAATAGCTGTCCTCATAATTAAAGTAAGCTCCATAGGAAGGAGAAGTTCTTTCCTTAAATTTCTCTCCATTCTTGTACCAGACGTAGGAAGGAGGACCAGCTAGACGACAGCTGCTGGCACACTTCAGTGTTACCCAGGAAGAAGACCTGTATGTGGTCACCTCTATCTGGAGACCTGGGTTTATGAACATGGAACAGAAATGTCATTGGTCAATAaattttcaaacacacacacacacacacacacacacacacacacacacacacacaaaatcataatCACAACAGTATCCTAGGTGCTGGCATTATGTGGGACTGAATTAAAAAGTCATCTGATGAAAATATTACCTGTGACATTTAAAGAGACTCCAGGTTCACCAGTGTATCTCCCTCTTGGTTGGTTTGTTATGAAGCTGAACTTGTACACAGCtgagtcactctctctcaggtcaCTGATAATCAGTCTGCTGTACAGCTTATAACTGCTATAATACCAACTCTTACCCTGATACTCCAAACGGTTTGCATATTCTGAGTTTGATCTCAGATCCACAGGTTCTTTATCCTCCTGCTTAGTAAACCACAGAGTTTTTTCAACTCTAGTAACATAACCATTTTCTCTGTATGGGTATGTGTAGGTGCACTGCATTTCCACTGTTGATCCTTTCAATGCACAGATCTCAGTGGGATGGTAAGTCATTCCCAGTTTATCCATACTCTGCACCACTGTAACACAAAGCACATCAGAAACCACAGATTCATCAGATTCATGAAAACATTAGAGGACAGACTTTGATCAGTCATGAAACTGATTCAGTAGGCCTATGAAAAGTAGCCTATGGTCTAGACTGATGATCAAGATTACCCAAATCACTTTGGTTCTCACATCGCCTCAGTTCCAGTTTAAGTGAATGAGACAAAGAGCTTAGGTCCAGTGTTGTCTGAGCTTAGCTTCATACCAAGATTCTTTTGGCAGCACTGAACCTGTGCAAGCTACAAGCTCATCACCATGTGCTGACCTGCTGCGGCAGAAAATCACTTTAACAAACAATTTCTCTCAGGGATGGAGCAGTAAAGCAACAATACTTCCCTGCTGTTgcttctgttttgaaaatttctGTGCAAATAAAATCGGTCAAGCCAAGGTGAACACAGGCCAAGGGCTTTGTGCAGATATTCAGTTTTATTGCAAAGAGACAGTTGCAGATGTTCACATGCGTTGTCACTATGTGCATTGAAGCAGGGTGTCAGTATGGAGTATGGAGATGTATTGAACAACCATTCGAATGAAATGAGGTAGTTTTACTGCGTAGGATAAAAGCTGAAAGCATAAGTCATGAAAAGGGCTAGATGCATGACATATAACCCTGACTGTACTTTAGTTtgttcactgtttgtttcctctctgttcacACTGTGGTCATTAGGTGGCTGAATGGAGTGTGACAGGAAACTGCAGATATATGCTGATAACTGAGGTGTGAGAAACAGCTAAATGTGTGACATCTAAACAAGTCAAAGGCCTTTAGCATCATCAAGACATCATCAGACACACTCCATTATAAAGTTTACCAGGAGGGTCTGGTGCAATTTTTTGATCATAGAAAAAACAGCTGATACAGAAAAGTTGATTTTAAGAATTTCATTAGAAAATGAGAAATCTGCCATTTGAAACTGCTAGACACataagtcatttttaaaagagcaCAGTACTTGTGAATGTCTCTCTGGTGTGTTTAAACTCTCTAAtgttgaacaaaaatgacatgtaGTCTTTTGGAAACAAACTCCTGAGTCACATAAAATCAAAGCGTTTACATGAATAACTATGAATCCATGTTGAATTTTTTAACTGCCACTGCAATTCTAGCTAACAGTCATTAATATTTCCTTAACTTGTTTATGTGTATTTCAAgtccacatgatacactgtgtaaataagagttgttgctgtaaggtttatgtTTTCCCTTTGACAGAGCCAgactaacaactcccatagactttaattctttatgctaagctaacacaaaatgcaaccCATTGCATCCAAACCACtcgatgtacagaggtgaaaatggtattgaacatcttgtctcagtctggggaagtagGAAAAAGGGgattctgccaaaaaaaaaattgatttttcttttaagataaaaagacaaaaagagatgTCACTTGTTGACACATAAAAATAGTTGAATGTGTATGTTTACAATATAACCGATATAGTCAACTATGGGATTTCAGCACTAAAACTAAACACTTTAAATGTTTCGATAATTGGAGAACGTCAGGTGTTATAAAGCTGTAAAAGACAACTCTGCCTTAACTGTGTTTGTCATTTACAAACTGAATGACTGTCAGGGCAGTTTAGCTGCGATACAGGAACACCTTTACTACTGATGCTTCCACTGGTACAGAGTGAAATCTAAGACAGTGGTAATG of Myripristis murdjan chromosome 1, fMyrMur1.1, whole genome shotgun sequence contains these proteins:
- the LOC115357965 gene encoding B-cell receptor CD22-like yields the protein MTEDDVLLHMVQSMDKLGMTYHPTEICALKGSTVEMQCTYTYPYRENGYVTRVEKTLWFTKQEDKEPVDLRSNSEYANRLEYQGLQIEVTTYRSSSWVTLKCASSCRLAGPPSYVWYKNGEKFKERTSPSYGAYFNYEDSYSCAVKGHEDFCSPSVYAPKVPSVLVRPSGEIVEGSSVTLTCSSDANPAATYTWYKKNGNPDQEPFRTGPQLDFVSIQSSDSGEFYCTAQNELGEKTSDSTSVDVKYGPKMPSVSVSPSGEIVEGSSVTLTCSSDADPPVDKYTWYKENQTLLQGSERSYNFTSISSEDTGTYHCQSENQHGRINS